One Streptococcus sp. zg-86 DNA window includes the following coding sequences:
- the mnmG gene encoding tRNA uridine-5-carboxymethylaminomethyl(34) synthesis enzyme MnmG translates to MTYTFTEEYDVIVIGAGHAGVEAGLATSRMGCKTLLATINLDMVAFMPCNPSIGGSAKGIVVREIDALGGEMGRNIDKTYIQMKMLNTGKGPAVRALRAQADKAKYSLEMKRTVERQENLTLRQTMIDEILVEDDRVVGVRTATNQYFAAKAVIVTTGTALRGEIIIGDLKYSSGPNNSLASVTLADNLKELGLEIGRFKTGTPPRVNARTVDYTATEIQPGDEKPNHFSFLSKDEDYLQDQIPCWLTYTNARSHEIINSNLHRAPMFSGVVKGVGPRYCPSIEDKIVRFADKERHQLFLEPEGRDTDEIYIQGLSTSLPEDVQKELVHSIKGLENAEMMRTGYAIEYDMVMPHQLRATLETKKISGLFTAGQTNGTSGYEEAAGQGIIAGINAALKVQGKPELILKRSDGYIGVMIDDLVTKGTVEPYRLLTSRAEYRLILRHDNADMRLTEIGRQVGLVDDERYQVFQIHKNQFENEMARLDSIKLKPVKETNEKVVAMGFKPLTDALTAKEFMRRPEITYADVLQFVGPAVEELSDKTIELIETEVKYEGYITKALDQVEKMKRMEEKRIPADIDWDDIDSIATEARQKFKLISPETIGQASRISGVNPADISILMVYLEGRSRSISKTNAKNND, encoded by the coding sequence ATGACATATACCTTTACTGAAGAATATGATGTAATTGTAATTGGAGCCGGACATGCTGGGGTAGAAGCAGGTCTTGCAACTAGTCGTATGGGCTGTAAAACCTTGCTTGCAACGATAAATTTGGATATGGTGGCTTTTATGCCTTGTAATCCGTCTATTGGTGGATCGGCTAAGGGGATTGTAGTCCGTGAGATTGATGCTCTTGGTGGAGAAATGGGGCGCAATATTGATAAGACCTATATTCAAATGAAAATGTTGAATACAGGAAAAGGTCCTGCTGTACGTGCTCTTCGTGCCCAGGCTGATAAGGCCAAATACTCGCTAGAGATGAAGCGAACGGTTGAAAGACAGGAAAATTTGACATTACGCCAGACCATGATTGATGAAATTTTGGTAGAAGATGATCGAGTTGTTGGTGTTCGGACAGCGACCAATCAGTATTTTGCGGCAAAGGCAGTCATTGTAACAACAGGTACGGCTTTGCGTGGGGAGATTATCATCGGTGACTTAAAATATTCCTCAGGACCAAATAATAGCTTGGCTTCTGTTACTTTAGCAGATAACTTAAAAGAATTGGGACTTGAAATTGGGCGCTTTAAAACAGGAACTCCTCCCCGTGTTAATGCAAGAACAGTAGACTATACTGCAACAGAAATTCAACCTGGAGACGAGAAGCCCAATCATTTTTCTTTTTTATCCAAAGATGAGGATTATCTGCAAGACCAGATTCCATGCTGGTTAACTTATACCAATGCACGCAGTCATGAGATTATCAATAGTAATTTGCACCGTGCACCGATGTTCTCAGGTGTAGTTAAGGGGGTAGGTCCACGCTATTGTCCATCTATTGAGGATAAAATCGTGCGCTTTGCAGACAAGGAACGGCATCAGTTATTTTTAGAACCAGAGGGGCGTGATACGGATGAGATTTATATCCAAGGTTTATCAACGAGCCTTCCAGAAGATGTCCAAAAAGAATTGGTACATTCTATCAAAGGACTAGAGAATGCTGAAATGATGCGAACAGGGTATGCAATTGAGTACGATATGGTTATGCCTCATCAATTGCGGGCGACTCTTGAAACCAAAAAAATCTCAGGTCTGTTTACTGCTGGACAAACTAATGGGACTTCAGGCTATGAAGAAGCCGCAGGTCAGGGAATTATCGCAGGAATTAATGCGGCGTTGAAAGTACAGGGCAAGCCAGAGTTAATTTTGAAGCGTAGTGATGGCTATATTGGCGTGATGATTGATGACCTAGTGACCAAAGGAACAGTTGAGCCTTATCGCCTCTTGACGAGTCGGGCAGAATATCGTTTAATTTTGCGCCATGACAATGCAGATATGCGTTTGACAGAAATTGGGCGCCAGGTTGGTTTGGTCGATGATGAGCGTTATCAGGTCTTTCAGATTCACAAGAACCAGTTCGAAAATGAAATGGCGCGGTTGGATTCAATCAAGTTAAAACCTGTCAAGGAAACCAATGAGAAGGTTGTCGCGATGGGCTTTAAACCGCTGACAGATGCGTTGACTGCAAAAGAATTTATGAGAAGACCTGAAATCACCTATGCGGATGTCCTTCAATTTGTTGGTCCAGCTGTTGAGGAACTGTCTGATAAGACCATTGAATTGATTGAAACCGAGGTGAAATATGAGGGCTATATTACTAAAGCCTTGGACCAGGTTGAAAAAATGAAACGGATGGAAGAAAAACGGATTCCAGCAGATATTGATTGGGATGATATTGATTCCATTGCGACCGAAGCACGTCAGAAATTCAAGTTGATTTCTCCAGAAACAATTGGACAAGCTAGCCGTATTTCAGGGGTCAATCCGGCAGATATTTCAATCCTCATGGTTTATCTAGAAGGGCGTAGTCGCTCCATTTCAAAGACTAATGCAAAAAATAATGACTAA
- the apf gene encoding aggregation-promoting factor → MTFTRKQLKLTIAGFFVTATMLIAGVVSADTYTVKPGDTLSEIALTYHTTVESLVSLNKIANPNLIYVDQILELGNSQNQSGPTNISAPQAVQATPVQPAPAVTVSPVPVSGDEAEAKEWIAQKESGGSYTAQNGIYYGRYQLTNTYLNGDYSPENQERVADAYVANRYGSWAAAKGFWLANGWY, encoded by the coding sequence ATGACATTTACAAGGAAACAACTAAAACTAACGATTGCAGGATTTTTTGTTACAGCAACGATGCTGATTGCAGGTGTTGTAAGTGCAGATACTTATACTGTAAAACCAGGTGATACGCTATCTGAGATTGCCTTAACCTATCACACAACAGTTGAATCACTTGTTTCATTAAATAAAATTGCCAATCCGAATTTGATTTATGTAGATCAAATTTTGGAATTAGGCAATAGTCAAAATCAGTCTGGTCCTACAAATATCTCTGCGCCGCAAGCTGTTCAAGCAACTCCAGTTCAGCCGGCTCCAGCTGTAACTGTTTCTCCAGTGCCTGTATCGGGCGACGAAGCAGAGGCAAAAGAATGGATTGCACAAAAAGAGTCAGGCGGTAGTTATACTGCTCAAAATGGTATCTATTATGGCCGCTATCAGTTGACGAATACGTATTTGAACGGAGATTATTCTCCTGAAAATCAAGAACGTGTAGCGGATGCTTATGTAGCCAATCGATATGGTTCATGGGCTGCAGCCAAAGGATTTTGGTTGGCAAACGGTTGGTATTAA
- the sdaAA gene encoding L-serine ammonia-lyase, iron-sulfur-dependent, subunit alpha, protein MFYTIQELVKQANEHFSGSVSDLMIHTEIELTGRSKEEIVALMSRNLTVMKASIIDGLTESKSVSGLTGGDAAKLERYIQSGKTLSDSTILSAARNAIAVNELNAKMGLVCATPTAGSAGCLPAVLGVAIDKLKLTEKEQLDFLFTAGAFGLVIANNASISGAEGGCQAEVGSAAAMSAAALTLAAGGSAFQASQAICFVIKNMLGLICDPVAGLVEVPCVKRNAMGASYALVAADMALAGIESKIPADEVILAMYQVGSSLPTAFRETAEGGLAITPTGKRLAQHIFGTD, encoded by the coding sequence ATGTTTTATACAATTCAAGAACTTGTAAAACAAGCCAATGAACATTTTTCAGGCAGTGTTTCTGACCTAATGATTCATACCGAAATCGAGCTCACAGGACGGTCAAAAGAAGAAATAGTGGCACTTATGTCAAGAAACTTGACAGTTATGAAAGCTTCTATTATTGACGGTCTGACAGAAAGTAAATCCGTCTCTGGACTAACTGGAGGTGACGCAGCTAAACTGGAGCGCTATATCCAGTCTGGAAAAACCCTTTCAGACTCGACTATTTTATCTGCTGCGCGTAATGCCATTGCCGTCAATGAACTAAATGCCAAAATGGGCTTAGTTTGTGCAACACCCACAGCTGGATCTGCTGGTTGCTTACCAGCAGTCCTCGGAGTTGCTATTGATAAACTGAAACTAACTGAAAAAGAACAACTTGATTTTCTCTTTACAGCAGGTGCTTTCGGACTTGTGATTGCGAATAATGCTTCTATTTCAGGAGCAGAAGGTGGGTGTCAGGCAGAGGTTGGTTCTGCTGCTGCCATGTCCGCTGCCGCACTAACCTTAGCCGCAGGTGGATCTGCCTTTCAAGCCAGTCAAGCGATTTGCTTTGTCATCAAAAATATGCTCGGTCTGATTTGCGATCCTGTTGCTGGTCTTGTAGAAGTCCCGTGCGTCAAGCGAAATGCCATGGGAGCTAGCTACGCACTTGTGGCAGCTGATATGGCACTCGCAGGTATCGAATCGAAAATCCCAGCAGATGAGGTTATTCTCGCTATGTACCAAGTGGGTTCTAGCTTACCAACTGCCTTTCGTGAAACAGCCGAAGGTGGTCTTGCCATTACACCAACTGGAAAACGCCTCGCTCAACACATTTTTGGAACAGACTAA
- the mnmA gene encoding tRNA 2-thiouridine(34) synthase MnmA, with the protein MSDNSKIRVVVGMSGGVDSSVTALLLKEQGYDVIGIFMKNWDDTDENGFCTATEDYKDVAAVADQIGIPYYSVNFEKEYWDRVFEYFLAEYRAGRTPNPDVMCNKEIKFKAFLDYAMNLGADYVATGHYAQVKRDENGLVHMLRGADNGKDQTYFLSQLSQEQLQKTMFPLGHLQKSEVREIAERAGLATAKKKDSTGICFIGEKNFKEFLSQYLPAQKGRMMTVDGRDMGEHAGLMYYTIGQRGGLGIGGQIGGDNAPWFVVGKDLSQNILYVGQGFYHESLMSTSLTASQVHFTQERPENFTLECTAKFRYRQPDSKVTVHVRGDKAEVIFDEPQRAITPGQAVVFYNGNECLGGGMIDFAFKDGQVCQYI; encoded by the coding sequence ATGAGTGATAACTCAAAGATACGTGTTGTCGTTGGAATGAGTGGGGGTGTTGATTCCTCTGTCACGGCCCTTTTGCTCAAGGAGCAAGGCTATGATGTGATTGGCATCTTCATGAAAAACTGGGATGACACAGACGAAAATGGTTTTTGTACAGCGACAGAAGATTACAAAGATGTTGCAGCTGTTGCGGATCAAATTGGGATACCTTACTACTCTGTCAACTTTGAAAAAGAGTATTGGGATCGCGTGTTTGAATATTTTCTTGCCGAATACCGGGCAGGACGGACACCAAATCCTGATGTGATGTGTAATAAGGAGATTAAATTCAAAGCCTTTTTAGACTATGCGATGAACTTGGGGGCTGATTATGTGGCGACAGGTCACTATGCACAAGTGAAACGAGATGAGAATGGCCTTGTTCACATGTTGCGTGGGGCTGATAATGGCAAGGATCAGACCTATTTTCTCAGTCAATTATCGCAAGAACAATTGCAGAAAACGATGTTTCCTTTAGGACATTTGCAAAAATCAGAAGTACGTGAAATTGCTGAACGTGCAGGACTTGCCACAGCTAAGAAAAAAGATTCGACTGGGATTTGTTTTATCGGTGAAAAGAACTTTAAAGAATTTCTCAGCCAGTATCTGCCTGCTCAAAAAGGACGCATGATGACAGTTGATGGTCGAGATATGGGGGAACATGCAGGTCTCATGTATTACACCATTGGCCAACGTGGGGGACTTGGTATCGGTGGACAAATTGGTGGGGATAATGCTCCATGGTTTGTTGTTGGAAAAGATTTGTCACAAAATATTTTATATGTGGGACAAGGATTCTATCATGAGTCGTTGATGTCAACTAGCTTGACAGCTAGTCAAGTTCACTTTACACAGGAGAGACCTGAGAATTTTACGCTGGAATGTACAGCAAAATTCCGTTATCGCCAACCAGATTCAAAAGTGACAGTTCATGTGAGGGGAGATAAGGCAGAGGTCATTTTTGATGAGCCACAGAGAGCCATTACCCCTGGTCAAGCAGTTGTCTTTTATAATGGTAATGAGTGCCTAGGTGGCGGAATGATTGATTTTGCTTTTAAGGATGGGCAAGTGTGTCAGTATATTTAG
- the sdaAB gene encoding L-serine ammonia-lyase, iron-sulfur-dependent subunit beta, with the protein MTNLKFQSVFDIIGPVMIGPSSSHTAGAVRIGKIVSSIFGETPTEVEFQLYNSFAKTYRGHGTDVALVAGILGMDTDDPRIPDSLDIAREKGIKVYWKINKDSNTPHPNTTRIIIKNDHKSISATGISIGGGNIQVTELNGFAVNLNMNTPTIIIVHQDVPGMIAKVTDILSKYDINIAQMNVTRESAGEKAIMIIEVDSRQCGNSIKEIEKIPHLHNVNFFN; encoded by the coding sequence ATGACAAATTTAAAATTTCAATCAGTATTTGATATTATTGGACCTGTCATGATTGGTCCGTCATCTAGCCATACTGCTGGCGCTGTCCGCATCGGTAAAATTGTCTCATCAATCTTTGGCGAAACACCAACCGAGGTTGAATTTCAGCTCTATAATTCATTTGCCAAAACCTATCGGGGACATGGTACCGATGTAGCTCTTGTAGCTGGTATTTTAGGAATGGATACTGATGACCCTCGTATTCCAGATTCACTTGACATTGCGCGAGAAAAAGGCATTAAGGTTTACTGGAAAATCAATAAAGATAGCAATACACCCCATCCGAATACAACCCGTATTATCATTAAAAATGATCACAAATCGATTTCTGCAACTGGGATTTCCATCGGGGGGGGAAATATTCAAGTTACGGAACTAAATGGATTTGCAGTCAATCTTAATATGAATACTCCCACTATTATTATTGTTCACCAAGATGTACCCGGTATGATTGCCAAAGTAACGGATATTCTCTCTAAATATGACATCAATATCGCTCAAATGAATGTAACCCGTGAGAGTGCTGGTGAAAAAGCCATTATGATTATCGAAGTAGACTCAAGACAATGTGGCAATTCAATTAAAGAAATTGAAAAAATTCCTCATTTACACAATGTCAACTTCTTTAACTAG
- a CDS encoding NUDIX hydrolase: MTEEGDALPCYWMEVDNLVNIDIVPDFLKIHLRNWSGTIEQIR, from the coding sequence ATGACAGAAGAAGGAGATGCTTTACCATGCTACTGGATGGAGGTTGACAACCTTGTAAACATTGATATCGTTCCTGATTTTTTGAAAATACACTTACGAAATTGGTCAGGGACGATTGAACAGATTCGATAA